One Lampris incognitus isolate fLamInc1 chromosome 14, fLamInc1.hap2, whole genome shotgun sequence DNA window includes the following coding sequences:
- the LOC130123371 gene encoding gastrula zinc finger protein XlCGF26.1-like yields MSGINLLRSFVIERLTAAAEEILGAFERTIAEYEDERERQRRLLDMVLKPRITLHRIDYVQLSDQQHGEQERSPSLAKEEQQELWISPQEDQLPLQEVADTSDFIFTPLCDGNDDGKDQPLPSQLYQTQTEGDTEPPAVTSFELIQLEAKEENLLISEPTSDDHTLSNCCHVTKSEADYTCSRQNCEEVCSTQKKRLKPHKNSYNMCKICGKVLYNLEIFKIHMTFHTGEKPFKCTTCGREFTWKYDLERHTRTHTGEKPFRCTTCGKVFTHESRFQSHVRTHTAEEPFRCTTSGKMFTQKSHLQVHVRTHTGEKPFRCTTCGKMFTWKSQLQIHVRTHTGERPFRCTTCGKMFTQKSSFHRHIRTHTGEKPFRCTTCGKMFTWKSELQKHIRTHTGEKPFRCATCGKMFTWKSQLQMHIRTHTGEKPFRCTTCGKMFTQKSSFRRHVRTHTREKPFRCTTCGKMFTQNSKLEVHVRTHTGEKPFRCTTCGKMFTWKSELQMHARTHTGEKPFRCTTCGKMFTQKSSFHRHVRTHTGEKPFRCATCGKMFTRNSGLQVHVRTHTGEKPFKCTTCGKMFTQKSNLQVHLRTHTGESHSGAAILEIVSAQNVLSNDMA; encoded by the coding sequence ACTATGTACAGTTATCTGATCAGCAGCATGGTGAGCAGGAGAGGAGCCCCAGTCTGGccaaggaggaacaacaggaactctggatcagtccacaggaagaccaacttccattgcaggaggtagctgatacctctgacttcatatttacccctctttgtgatggaaatgatgATGGTAAAGATCAGCCTCTGCCCTCGCAACTCTACCAAACCCAGACggagggagacacagagccccCAGCTGTCACTTCATTTGAACTGATACAACTAGAAGCCAAAGAAGAGAACTTgctaatatcagaaccaacaagtgACGACCATACCCTCTCTAACTGCTGTCATGTAACTAAGAGTGAAGCTGACTATACTTGCAGTCGCCAAAACTGTGAGGAAGTGTGTTCAACTCAGAAAAAAAGGCTGAAACCTCACAAAAATTCCTACAACATGTGCAAGATTTGTGGGAAAGTGCTTTATAATTTGGAAATTTTCAAAATTCACATGACATTTCACACGGGGGAAAAGCCTTTCAAATGCAccacttgtgggagagagtttacCTGGAAGTATGACCTGGAGAGGCATACAagaactcatacaggggagaagccattcagatgcaccacatgcgggaaaGTGTTTACCCATGAGTCAAGGTTTCAAAGTCACGTCAGGACTCATACAGCCGaggagccattcagatgcaccacgagcgggaaaatgtttacccagaagtcacatTTACAAGtgcacgtaaggactcatacaggggagaagccattcagatgcaccacgtgtgggaaaatgtttacctggAAGTCACAATTGCAAAtacacgtaaggactcatacaggggagaggccattcagatgcaccacatgtgggaaaatgtttacccagaagtcaagttTTCACaggcacataaggactcatacaggggagaagccattcagatgcaccacatgcgggaaaatgtttacctggAAGTCAGAATTGCAAAagcacataaggactcatacaggggagaagccgttCAGATGcgccacatgtgggaaaatgtttacctggAAGTCACAATTGCAAAtgcacataaggactcatacaggggagaagccattcagatgcaccacatgtgggaaaatgtttacccagaagtcaagttTTCGCaggcacgtaaggactcatacaagggagaagccattcagatgcaccacatgtgggaaaatgtttacccagaattCAAAGTTAGAAGtgcacgtaaggactcatacaggggagaagccattcagatgcaccacgtgcgggaaaatgtttacctggAAGTCAGAATTGCAAATGCAtgcaaggactcatacaggggagaagccattcagatgcaccacatgtgggaaaatgtttacccagaagtcaagttTTCACaggcacgtaaggactcatacaggggagaaaccaTTCAGGTGcgccacatgtgggaaaatgtttacccggaaTTCAGGATTGCAAGtgcacgtaaggactcatacaggggagaagccattcaaatgtaccacatgtgggaaaatgtttacccagaagtcaaattTACAAGTGCACCTAAGGACTCATACCGGGGAGAGCCATTCAGGTGCTGCGATTCTGGAAATTGTTTCAGCTCAAAATGTACTCTCAAACGACATGGCATGA